In Flavobacterium sp. GSB-24, the genomic window TTGGAGTAAAGTTTGCGCTTTTAGATCTATATTTTGTAATTTATTTTTAGAAGCTAATATTCCAATCAATTTTGTATTTGAAGAAATATCCAATGTTGCTAATTCGTTGTCACTAAGTGATAAATGTTGTAATAAAGTATTTGTATTAATATTTATATTTTTTAATTTATTTCCAGAAGCATGCAATCCAGTCAATTTTGAATTGGAAGAAACATCTAGTGTTGTTAATTGGTTTTTATTAAGTAATAAAAATTCTAATAAAGTGTTTGCTCTAAGATCTATATTTTTTAACTGACATTCTTCTGCACTTAATGACAGCAGCTTTGTATTTGAGGAAAGGTTTAATGACAGCAATTGATTATCGTCCACATTTAAGTTGACTAATTCTTTAAATGCTTCAATTCCTGTTAAATCGGTAATTTCAGATCCTTTTACATCTAATTCTTTAATAGGTGCAATATTGATAGTTAGCACTTTTCCATCGGGAATTCCAGAATCTAGGCCTAAACTAATTAATTTAGTTTCAAAATTGATATCTGGAATTAATGTAACAGCGTTACAGTCTTTAGTGAGACTCGCAGTGGCATCTTTTGTAATGCTCCAGTTTTTGAAGGCATAAGCTACATCATCAACCAGAATACAGTTCAGATTATTAGAGGCACAGCTTAACGATGTTAATGTAGTGTTATTGGTAAGATCTAAACTAGTTAATAGATTTCGATCACAATTTAATGAAGTTAAATTTAAATTAGAGTATAAATCTAAATTTGTCAATTTATTTGAAGAAATCCATAATGTATTTAATGCTAAATTTTTAGATAAATCAATTGATGTTATTTGATTTTCATTACAATATAAGTTTTTCAACGCCAAATTATTCGATATATCTAGACTCGTGAGGTTATTGTTGTAAAGTCCTAACGTATTTAGTGCTAAATTCTTAGAAACATCAATTGTAATCAATTTATTGGAAGACAAAGACAAATCTTGCAAATCTATATTCCTTGATATATCGATAGTCGTTAATTTATTCTGAGTACATCTCAAATTAATTAATTTTATATTTTTTGAAAGATCTAAAGTGGTAATTTGATTATTAGAACAATCTAGGGTTGTCAAACTGGTAAAATCCTGAATTCCTGTCAAGTCAGCAATTGAATTCCCATAAATATTTAATGTTGTTATTGAAGCAACATTTGAAGTCAAAACTTTTCCGTTAACACCATCTCGGTCAATTCCAAGTGTAATGAGTTTGTTCTCAAAATTGACATCTGGAATTAATGTGTACGCTCCGCAGTCTGTGCTGAAGCTTGTCATGGGATCTTTTACTTGAGACCAGATTTTATTAGCATCTTCTACGTTATCCACCTGAATGCATTCCAGGCGATTGCCATAAAATGTGGCATAAGAAGCATTAGGATTGAATAAATAATTGGCTCCGTTTTTTATATTTAAATAAGTTAACAAATTTGAGTGCGCTGTCATCACACTCAGTTTATTATTTTTACTCAGATCGAGACTTTTTAGTAAATTATTATTACACCATAAGCGATCAAGTTTCAAATTAGTGGAGACGTCGAGAATTTTGATGTTATTATATCTACAATCTAAGCCTTCCAGCAATAACTGTTGAGAAACATCTATGCTTGTAAGCTGATTGTGGTTACAGTCAATAATTTTTATTGCTGTATTGTTAGAAAAATCAAGCGATGCTAAGTTATTATTTGCACATTGCAGGCTACTTAAGAGAGGATTATTAGTAAGATTTAATGTTGTTAACAGATTATTACCACACTCTAAATTGGTTAATGCGGTGTTTTGAGATAAGTTTAATTGAGTCAATCTATTATTATTACAATTGAAGTATCTTAACGCAGTAAAATCTTCAATTCCTGTAATGTCAGTAATAGAACTGTTGCTAACATTCAAAAAAGTCAAAGTAGCTACATTGGAAGTCAAAACCTGACCGTCTGGAGCACCTGAATCAATACCCAAGCTGATTAATTTGTTTTCAAAATTAACATCTGAGATAGTAGTATACTGTCCATAAATACAAAAATTTGCCAATAGCAATAATAAGAGTAATTTTATTTTCATAAAAATTTGTTTACAATAATCAGATTTATAAATAAAATAATATTTTATCTGCAAAAATAAATAAAAACGACCATAATTATAAGTTTTTACATGTTAAAATTTAGAATAATTTATTATCTTAAACTGATTAAGTTTTAAAAAAGAATTGATGTTTCAATCTAAGATACTACGGTCCATTCAATAAGTATCTGATTCAAATTCCATTATATCAACTCATATCATATTATTTGTTTCTGGAACATGATGCACACAACCAAATAATAACAGTTGAACATACGGATAAAGAAGTTCGATTAAAAGAGGTTTTTACCTGCGAGGAGATTTTTTAAGCGGAGGTTTATTTACTAATAGATTAAGTTTTATATTCATTCATTTTTTTAAATATGATTCTCTAAATCATTTAATATAGTTGTAAGCTTTTTTGATAAGTGGACAATTATTCACGTTATTCTTTTTTAATATAGAGTTTTTAATATGTAGATGCTTTACAATGATTTGAATTTTAATTGTTTATGCTAATTTTCATGATGGTAAATTTTAATTAAAATTTCATAACACATTGTTAACAGTTAGTTTTTTGTAACAAAAAAGCATAATTTAGACCCATCTTTTAACTTTACTTATATAATAGATACATGAGTCATATAAAACCTCTTAAATTATCTGCTTTTGCATTACTTGTTTTAGCAGGATGCAGTGCAAGTTTGCAAGCGCAAAAATCAGTGCCAAAACAACCAATTGTTGCTCCTTTAGCAGTTGTTAAAAAAGCACCAGTTAGTGAAAACGAACTAAAAAGATGGAGTCATCTTGATTTAGTAAAAGATTCTATCCCAGGAATGAGTGTTGATAGAGCTTTAACTGAATTGCTTCAAGGTAAAAAAGGCAATAAAGTTATTGTTGGTATTGTAGACTCTGGTGTAGATATCGAACATGAAGATCTGCAGGGAATGATCTGGACTAATGCAAAAGAAATTCCTGGAAACGGAATCGATGATGATAAAAACGGATTTATTGATGATGTTCACGGATGGAATTTCCTTGGAAATGCTGTTAATGAAAATCTTGAAATGACACGTATTGTCAAAAAAGGAGACGATGGTTCTGCTCAATACAAAGAAGCTTTAGCCCAATACAACGAGAAATACGAAAAAGCTCTAAAAGATAAAGAACAAGTTGATTTTTTATTAGATATTCATAATACTATCAAAAAAGAACTAAATAAAACAGATTATAAAGTTGAGGATTTAGCATCTATTACGTCAACAGATTCAAAAGTTGCTAGAGCAAAAGCAATAATGACTCAAATTTTTACAAATGCTGGTCCAACTTTTAACCCAGAAGCTGATTTTGGAGAATATAAAGAGCAAGTTTACGATCAATTGAATTATAATTTAAATAAAGAATTTGACGGAAGAAAAGTCGTAGGCGATAATCCAGAAGATATTAAAGACAATCATTATGGAAATAATGTTGTTTTTGGTCCAGATAAAGAAAAAGCACTTCACGGAACTCACGTTGCTGGAATCATTGCACAAATCCGTGGAAACAATTTAGGAGGAGACGGAGTTGCTTCGCCAAACGTTGAGATTCTGACTGTGAGAGCTGTTCCAGACGGTGATGAGTATGATAAAGATATCGCTTTAGCAATTCGTTACGCAGTAGATAATGGTGCAAAAGTAATTAACGGAAGTTTCGGAAAAAGCTTTTCTCCGCACAAACAATGGGTTTACGATGCTATTAAATATGCAGCTAAAAAAGACGTTTTAATTGTACATGCTGCTGGAAACGACGGATACAATATCGATGAGACAAAAAACATCAATTATCCAAATGATTCTGAAGACAACGTAAAAGAATTTGCTGATAATGTAATCACAATTGGAGCAATCAATAAAGAATACGGAGAAACGGTTGTTGCACCATTTTCTAACTTTGGAAAAATTAATGTTGACGTATTTGCTCCAGGTGAAGAAATCTACGCAACAGTTCCAAACAATAAATACAAATATTTACAAGGAACTTCGATGGCATCTCCAAATGCAGCGGGTGTTGCGGCTTTAATTCGTTCTTACTACCCAAAATTAAAAGCTGCTCAAGTTAAGAAGATTTTGATGGATTCTGGAGTTGCACTTCCTTCTAAAGTCATTTTGGGAGAAAATCCAAATCCAAATGAAAAACCAGTAGCGGTTTCTTCTGCAGAATCATCAAAAACTGCAAAAATGGTAAATGCTTATAACGCTTTATTAATGGCAGAGAAGATGTCTAAAAAATAAAGAATAACACACTATTAATCTAATGGAAGAGTTCGCGCTCTTCCATTTTCTATTACATATAAACATGCGAAAAATTATTTTACTTTCTTTCCTGAGCTTTGGTTTAAACACAGCTTTTGCCCAAAACACCTCATATTGGCAGCAGCACGCCGATTACAAAATGGAGGTTTCAATGGATGTAAAAAACTATCAGTATAAAGGAAAACAAGAATTGGTTTACACCAATAATTCTCCTGATACTTTAAGAAAAGTATTCTATCATTTGTTTCCAAATGCTTTTCAGCCAGGAAGTGAAATGGATGCGCGTCTTCATTTTATCAAAGATCCAGACGGAAGAATGGTAAATAAAGTAAAAGGTGCAGACGGAAAAGATGTAAAACAAAGCCGAATTGAAACTTTAAAACCAAATGAAATTGGATTTTTAAAAATCACAAATTTTAAGCAGGATGGTACTGCAGCTCAAACAAGAGTTTCAGGAACTATTCTAGAAGTTACTTTGGCTAAACCAATTTTACCAAATTCAAAAACTACTTTCACATTAGATTTTGACGGACAAGTTCCAGTGCAAATTCGTCGTTCGGGAAGAAATAATTCGGAGGGAATTGAACTTTCGATGTCACAATGGTATCCAAAATTAGCTGAATTTGATTTCGAAGGCTGGCACGCAGATCCGTATATTGCGAGAGAATTTCACGGTGTTTGGGGAAATTTTGATGTAAAAATTACAATCGATAAAGAATACACAATTGGAGGTTCTGGATATTTACAAGACAAAAATTCAATTGGACACGGTTACGAAGATGCTGGTGTGACGGTTACTTATCCTAAAAAAGCAAAAACGTTGACATGGCATTTTATTGCTCCAAATGTTCACGATTTTACATGGGCAGCAGACAAAGAATATGCACATGATATTGTAAAAGGACCAAACGATGTTGATTTGCATTTTTTCTATAAAAACACTCCAAAAGTGGCAGAAAACTGGAAACAATTAGAGCCATTAATGGTAAAAGTAATGGATTATTACAACCAAAGAGTTGGAGCTTATCCGTACAAACAATATTCATTTATTCAAGGTGGAGACGGTGGAATGGAGTATGCAATGTGTACTTTAATGCTAGGAAATGGAAAACTGGAAGGAATTCTTGGGACTGCAACACACGAATTAGGACACTCTTGGTTTCAGCATATTTTAGCTTCAAACGAATCCAAACATCCTTGGATGGATGAAGGTTTTACAACTTACATTGAAGACAGCGCTTTGAACGAATTAAAGGGAGATAAAAAAGAAGTAAATCCATTTAAGGGCAATTATGCTGCTTATTATAGTTTAGTAAATTCTGGAAAAGAACAGCCGCAAAGTACACACGGAGATCGCTATGACGAAAATCGTCCTTATAGTATTTCTTCTTACGTAAAAGGAAGTATTTTTCTTTCTCAATTAGAATATGTAATTGGAAAAGAAAATGTTGATGCTACTTTAAAAAGATATTTCAACGATTTTAAATTCAAACATCCAACTCCAAATGACATCAAAAGAACAGCAGAAAGAGTTTCTGGAGCTGAGCTAGATTGGTATTTAACAGATTGGACGCAAACATTAAATACGATTGATTACGGAATTAAAGACTTTGCTGATAATGCAGGAAAAACAACTGTAACTTTGGAGAGAATTGGAAGAATGCCAATGCCAATCGACTTAAAAGTAGATTATACTGACGGAACCTCTGAGAACTTCTACATTCCGTTAAGAATGATGAATTTTATTAAACCGAATCCAAATCCAAATCAAAAAAGAACTGTTTTAGAAGACTGGGCTTGGGCACAGCAAAACTATAGTTTTACAATCGATAAAAACAAAACTGCAATCAAAAAAATCACTATTGATCCGAGCGGATTAATGGCTGATGTAAAAGCTGCAAACAATGTTTTTGACGTGAAATAATCTTCATTTAAAGAATAAAAAAAGTCCCGTTTAAATTAATAAACGGGACTTTTTATTTTTAGATCATTAAGGTTTAACTCAAATGCTCGATCATATCTTTTGTCATAGATTCCAGATCAAATTTATGATTCCAGTTCCAGTCTTCTCTGGCAGAACTGTCGTCAATACTTGCCGGCCAGCTGTCAGCAATTTTTTGACGGAAATCTGGATTATAAGTGATTTCAAAATCAGGAATATGTTTCTTAATCTCATTCGCAATTTCTGTCGGAGTAAAACTCATTGCAGCCAAATTATAAGAAGAATGTATTTTAATCTGCTCAGCAGGAGCTTTCATAATATTAATTGTTGCATCAATAGCGTCATCCATATACATCATCGGCATTTTGGTTTCAGACGATAAAAAGCATTCGTATTTTTTATCAGCAATGGCTTTGTAAAAAATATCAACAGCATAATCTGTAGTTCCGCCGCCTGGAGGAGTGGACCAGCTGATTAAACCAGGATAACGAATACTTCGAACATCAACACCATAAATATTATGATAATACTCGCACCATCTTTCTCCAGCTTGCTTGCTGATTCCGTAAACTGTTGAAGGTTCCATTACAGTATATTGTGGCGTGTTTTCTTTTGGAGTCGTTGGTCCGAAAACCGCAATACTCGAAGGCCAGAAAATTTTCTGAATCTTTTTTGCTTTCGCTAAATTTAAAACATGAAAAAGAGAATTCATATTTAAATCCCAGGCAAAAGCAGGATTTTTTTCAGCAGTAGCAGATAAAAGTGCCGCCATTAAATAGATATCAGTAATTTGATGAACTTCTACCAAATGTTCAATTTGATTAAAATCTAAAGCATTGACCACTTCAAAAGGTCCCGAATTAACAACATCAGTATTTAATTTTCGAATATCAGAAGCGATTACATTTTCGGTTCCGTATAATTTGCGCAGTTTTTGCGTCAGCTCTGTTCCAATCTGACCGCAGGCACCAATGATCAATATTTTAGGATTCATTTTTCGATGATTTTTAGAGATACAAATATAACGTTTTCGCAATTACTTGCGCTTTTTTGAAGAATAAATTATAAATTCAACAATTAAAAAGTTTGTTTGTTGGATAATTCTCTTTTACAAGGGTGTGTCTTTGTGCCTTTCAAAAATCTATGTAAAAGATCATTTTTATTGATAATAAAACCAAAGAAAATTATTTTAAATCTGCATAATCTGTCGTAAAAAAAAGATAGTAATTTATGTGAATCAAAGGCAAAAATCAGAATTCGTAATTGTAAATTTACTTTGTAACTTTGTAGCTTAATGTTTTACCAAATGAAATATAAGATATCTCTTTTTCTGCTTTTTGTTTTTGTGTTGAATTCATGTCAAAATCAAGATGAAAAACGTCTTGCTGAAAATGAAAAAGAAGCAAAAAAGAAAGAAGCTATTTTTAATAATATAAATAAAGGCTGGACGTTTATTGATGAGCCTATCAATGAAATCTCAGAACAAAAATTAAATTCTTGGACAGAATGGCGAGAGTTTATGAAAGAGATTGGAGATAAGCCAAGAAAAACAATTGGAGCATTTCAGAAAAAATCGGCTGCTATTTCTAAAAAAGCGATGGCTTTAAATAACAATATTCCGCCAGAACTTAATGTGCCTCAAATAAAAAGCCGTATTTCTATTTTAATTACCAAAATAAAAATGATGGATTTATTTATTCATTTAAATAAAGTTCCAGATGATAAAGTGGTTTTTTTGATACAAGAAATCAACAAAGAATTAATTTCGCTGGAAAGACAAATGGATAAAATTGTCGAAAAAGCCAAAATTCCGAAAGAAGAAGGAGAAGCAGATTTCCTTAGAATGTTAGACACTACGCGCGCGATACCGAGTTCTACGCCGCCATTAGATCAAAATAAACCTAGAGTTGAGTAAAAACGCCTTATACACGATATACGACAATCTGCCAAAAGCACAGCAGATTGCATCAAATTTACTGGAAGGAAATCAGATAAAAATGCATCTCAGCGGATTGCTGGGATCTGCCGTTTCATTTGTTGTCCGCTCTGTTTTTAAAAAAACTGAACTGCCTTTTTTAATTGTTTTAGACAATAAAGAAGAGGCTGCGTATTACCTAAACGATTTAGAGCAGATGATTGGCGAGCAGGATGTATTGTTTTATCCCGCTTCATTCCGTCGTCCCTATCAAGTTGATGAAACAGATAACGCGAATGTTCTGCTTCGAGCAGAGGTTTTAAACCGAATAAATTCCCGAAAAAAACCAGCAATAATTGTTACATATCCAGAGGCACTTTTTGAAAAAGTAGTTACGCGCCAGCAATTGGATAAAAACACGTTGAAAGTTTCTTTAAACGATAAAATTTCAATTGATTTCATTAATGAAGTTTTGTTTGAATATGAATTCAAAAGAGTCGATTTTATTACAGAACCGGGAGAATTTTCGGTTCGTGGAGGTATTGTCGATGTATTCTCATTTTCAAATGATCATCCGTATCGAATTGAATTTTTCGGAAATGAAGTAGACAGCATCAGAAGTTTTGATGTAGAAACACAATTATCTGTTGAAACACATAAAAAAATCACCATTATCCCGAATGTCGAAAACAAGATATTTCAGGAAAACCGTGAAAGTTTTCTAGATTATATTGCGGAGAAAACAGTACTTTTTATTCAAAATACTGATGGACTTTTTAGTCAGTTAGACAAACAATTTGCAAGGGCAGAAGAAGCTTTTTCGAAACTTTCGGGAGAAATAAAACATGCCGAACCAGAACAATTATTTTTAAATCAGGCTTTGTTTATCAAACGAGCTTTAGATTTTTCGATAGTAGAATTGGCTTCAAAACCAATTTTCAAAACCACTAAAAAATTCGAATTTCATATTCAGCCTCAGCCCTCGTTCAATAAACAATTTGATTTATTGCTGAATAATCTGAGCGATAATCATTTTAACGGATATAAAAATTATTTATTCTGTTCGAATGAAACGCAGGCCAAACGTTTTCATGATATTTTTGAATCGCTGGACGAAGCGAATTCTGAGAATATCAGAAAACAATACAACACTATTGTACTGCCTTTATACCAAGGTTTTATTGATGAAGAAAATCAGATAACGGCTTATACCGATCACCAGATTTTTGAACGTTATCACAAATTCAACATCAAAAACGGTTATTCTAAAAAGCAGAATATTACGCTTAAGGAATTAACAGCACTTTCTGTTGGTGATTATGTAACGCACATTGATCATGGAATTGGGAAGTTTGGCGGATTGCAGAAAATTCAAGTAGAAGGCAAAACGCAAGAAGCCATAAAATTGGTTTATGCGGATAATGACATTGTGTATGTGAGCATTCACTCGCTTCATAAAATTTCCAAATACAACGGAAAAGACGGAACGCCGCCGAAAATATACAAATTAGGGTCTAACGCCTGGAAAGTTTTAAAACAAAAAACCAAAGCGCGTGTCAAACATATTGCATTCAATTTGATTCAGCTGTATGCAAAGCGTCGTTTAGAAAAAGGTTTCCAATTTGCGCCGGACAGTTATCTTCAGAACGAATTAGAAAGTTCGTTTATTTATGAAGATACGCCAGATCAAACTAAATCGACACAAGAAGTAAAAGCCGACATGGAAAGCGATCGCCCAATGGATCGTTTGGTTTGTGGAGATGTTGGTTTTGGAAAAACAGAAGTTGCGATTCGTGCTGCTTTTAAAGCGGTTGACAATAGTAAACAAGTTGCCGTTTTAGTGCCGACGACTATTTTGGCTTATCAGCATTATAGAACTTTTTCGGAACGATTGAAAGATATGCCAGTTTCTATTGGTTATTTAAACCGATTTAGAACGGCAAAACAAAAAGCACAAACTTTAAAAGATTTAGCCGAAGGAAAACTCGATATCGTAATTGGAACACACCAATTGGTCAACAAAAATGTAGTTTTTAAAGACTTAGGTTTGTTGATTGTTGATGAGGAACAAAAGTTTGGAGTTAACGTAAAAGATAAATTAAAAACTATTGCAGCAAATGTTGATACGTTGACATTAACAGCAACGCCAATTCCGAGAACTTTACAATTCTCTTTAATGGCGGCGAGAGATTTGTCTGTAATTACAACGCCTCCGCCAAATCGTTATCCTATTGAAACGAATGTTGTTGGTTTTAATGAAGAGATCATTCGTGATGCGATTTCGTATGAAATTCAGCGAAACGGACAGGTTTTCTTTATCAATAATAGAATCGAAAATATAAAAGAAGTGGCAGGAATGATTCAGCGTTTGGTTCCAAACGCAAGAGTTGGAATTGGTCACGGACAAATGGACGGTGCAAAACTCGAAGAATTGATGTTAGGTTTCATGAATGGAGAATTCGACGTTTTGGTGGCAACGACAATCATCGAAAGTGGTTTGGACGTTCCAAATGCCAATACCATTTTCATTAATAACGCCAACAATTTCGGATTATCAGATTTACATCAAATGCGCGGGCGTGTTGGACGAAGCAACAAAAAAGCATTCTGTTATTTCATCTGTCCGCCGTATTCATCTATGACGGAAGATGCAAGAAAACGTATTCAGGCATTGGAACAATTCAGTGAATTGGGAAGCGGTTTCAACATTGCAATGAAAGATCTGGAAATTCGTGGAGCAGGAGATTTATTGGGCGGAGAACAAAGCGGTTTCATAAACGAAATTGGTTTTGATACGTACCAAAAAATCATGAATGAAGCAATTGAAGAATTGAAAGAAAACGAATTCAAAGATTTGTATCCAGAAGAAAATAATATTGATACTAAGGAATATGTAAAAGATATTCAAATCGATGCCGATTTTGAGCTTTTATTTCCAGATGAATATATCAATAACGTTTCAGAACGTTTGGTTTTATATAACGAATTAGGCGCCATAAAAGATGAAGCTGGTTTACAGGAATTCGAAAGAAAGCTAATTGACCGTTTCGGACCTTTGCCAAAACAAGCAACTGCCTTACTAAACAGCATCCGCATAAAATGGATTGCAACGCGTGTTGGAATCGAGAAATTAGTTTTGAAACAAGGCAAAATGATAGGCTATTTCGTTTCAGACCAGCAATCTGATTATTATCAGTCGGTGAAGTTTAGAAATGTTTTAAATTTTGTTCAGAAGCATAGTAATCTTTGCAAAATGAAAGAAAAACAAACCGTAAACGGATTACGTTTATTATTGACTTTTGAAAATGTGAAATCTATCAAACGTGCTTTGGAGTTGATGGAGTTGTTTGAGGAATAGTATAGAATAAAGTGTTGCCACAAATTACACGAATTAGTACGAAATAATTTAAAGCTTGAAAAATAAAAATTAGTCCTGATTTTTGTGATTCGTGGTAAATAACATTAAGTTTTATTTATCTTTTATTTAAGAAAAACCTTAGAACTAAAAAGTTTTCTTTGATCAAATTTTCAAAGACAACTTTATATGCAGAATCAATTCATCCTCCTATTTTTATTTTTTGGATTAACTACAATCTTCGCTCAAGAAAAGGGTAAAATCATTTCAAATGATTCTTTAAAATCAGAAACAATCGATCCGCTTCGTCCCTCAAAAGCAGCATTTTATTCAGCTATTTTACCAGGTTTAGGTCAGGTTTACAATAAGAAATACTGGAAAGTTCCTTTAGTTTATGGAGCAATCGGCACAAGTACATATCTATATATTGACAATCAAAAAAAGTACAATATCTACAGAGATGAATATAAAAGCAGATTGGAAGGAAATACGAGTAACTCAGATTATTTAGCTGGATTAAGTGAAAGTCAATTGATTTCTGCTCAGAAACAATTTCAAAGAAACAGAGATTTATCCGCCCTGTTTATGGTTGGTTTTTACGTCTTGAATATTATTGATGCTAATATCGATGCGGCATTATCGCAGTTTAATGTAAGCGAGAAATTAGCATTTAAACCTTCCGTAATCAATAATGATATTACATTAAATAATAATTTTGGGTTTGCTTTAAATTATTCTTTTTAAAAAAATCGCCGCGAATTCACAAATTAGGTTAAATTAAATTCGTGAATTCGCGGCGAAAAAAATTATTTAACAATTAGTTTTTTAGTTACATTAAAATCTTTAGAAATAATGTTTACAATGTAAATGCCTGAAGATAAATGATGATTAACTTGTCCTGAAGAAGAAAGTTTTTCGGTTAAAAGAGTTCTTCCATTCAAATCAGAAACAAAAATTTCGGCAGTATTGCCACTTGCTAATTCTGGCATTAGAATATGAAATTCATTGTTTATTGCAGGATTTGGATAAATACCAATTACAGGTTCTGCTGTTGAAACTTCTTCAACATTTAGTGCCATTTTTGATGTACCAACAGTAGTTGGTTCCAACTGCCATTGTGCGCTGAACCAGCCGTCTTGTGAATTTCCATATTGAGCAGATCCTGTTTGATTTTCAACATGAATAATATTTCCTGTCTGCCATCTGTTTCTTAATCTTACCCAGGTTCCGTCAATATAATCGCTGGACCATTGTGCACTCCAGAAAGTAGTATCTGTTATATTACATTGAACAGTTCCTGTTTGTCCTTCGATATTAATTAACTCTCCAGTTGCTGCATTTTTAAGAACGAAGTAAGTGGCATCAATAGCGATTTTCTGCCATTTGTAGTTGTTTCCAGAAACCGTTGTTCCGTAGCCAACATTTGTCCCGGCATCAGATAAATAAGCTCCTGTCCATCTGTTTTTAATTGTATAATATGTTCCTCCCGTAGAAGTTGTAGAAACTGTTACGACACAAGTACTCGTTTTATTTCCGTCAACAGTTGTAACGGTAATTGTAGCAGTTCCATTTGCTACAGCAGTTACCAATCCTGAACTATTTACTGTTGCCACAGCAGTATTGTTTGAACTGTAAGTTACGGCTTTGTTTGTCGCTGTTGATGGCGAAACTGTTGGCGTTAATTGCTGTGTTGCACCAACTGATAAAGCTGCAGTAGTTGGAGATAAAGTTACACCTGTAACGGCAACGCCCGTTCCTGGATTAGAATCGTACCAAGTGTTGTTCATATACCAGCCAGTTTTGTTTCGGCTTAAATCGGCAGTTTGATTGGTTCCGTCGTTGAAAATTAAATTTGTTGAGGTTAC contains:
- a CDS encoding leucine-rich repeat domain-containing protein, yielding MKIKLLLLLLLANFCIYGQYTTISDVNFENKLISLGIDSGAPDGQVLTSNVATLTFLNVSNSSITDITGIEDFTALRYFNCNNNRLTQLNLSQNTALTNLECGNNLLTTLNLTNNPLLSSLQCANNNLASLDFSNNTAIKIIDCNHNQLTSIDVSQQLLLEGLDCRYNNIKILDVSTNLKLDRLWCNNNLLKSLDLSKNNKLSVMTAHSNLLTYLNIKNGANYLFNPNASYATFYGNRLECIQVDNVEDANKIWSQVKDPMTSFSTDCGAYTLIPDVNFENKLITLGIDRDGVNGKVLTSNVASITTLNIYGNSIADLTGIQDFTSLTTLDCSNNQITTLDLSKNIKLINLRCTQNKLTTIDISRNIDLQDLSLSSNKLITIDVSKNLALNTLGLYNNNLTSLDISNNLALKNLYCNENQITSIDLSKNLALNTLWISSNKLTNLDLYSNLNLTSLNCDRNLLTSLDLTNNTTLTSLSCASNNLNCILVDDVAYAFKNWSITKDATASLTKDCNAVTLIPDINFETKLISLGLDSGIPDGKVLTINIAPIKELDVKGSEITDLTGIEAFKELVNLNVDDNQLLSLNLSSNTKLLSLSAEECQLKNIDLRANTLLEFLLLNKNQLTTLDVSSNSKLTGLHASGNKLKNININTNTLLQHLSLSDNELATLDISSNTKLIGILASKNKLQNIDLKAQTLLQYLILNENELTTLDLPLNAKLYWLNINSNQLTSLNIKNGNNTLLTDISILDNPELKCIQVDDENYSNTNWAERKDPTTVYSTNCTTLGVEDSVFDKVVVHPNPTKGEITIDNTSLDKATVYNSLGQLVKSFTLNNANTNNTIDLSGLPKGVYYVYLINGDAASAKKVIVE
- a CDS encoding M1 family metallopeptidase — its product is MRKIILLSFLSFGLNTAFAQNTSYWQQHADYKMEVSMDVKNYQYKGKQELVYTNNSPDTLRKVFYHLFPNAFQPGSEMDARLHFIKDPDGRMVNKVKGADGKDVKQSRIETLKPNEIGFLKITNFKQDGTAAQTRVSGTILEVTLAKPILPNSKTTFTLDFDGQVPVQIRRSGRNNSEGIELSMSQWYPKLAEFDFEGWHADPYIAREFHGVWGNFDVKITIDKEYTIGGSGYLQDKNSIGHGYEDAGVTVTYPKKAKTLTWHFIAPNVHDFTWAADKEYAHDIVKGPNDVDLHFFYKNTPKVAENWKQLEPLMVKVMDYYNQRVGAYPYKQYSFIQGGDGGMEYAMCTLMLGNGKLEGILGTATHELGHSWFQHILASNESKHPWMDEGFTTYIEDSALNELKGDKKEVNPFKGNYAAYYSLVNSGKEQPQSTHGDRYDENRPYSISSYVKGSIFLSQLEYVIGKENVDATLKRYFNDFKFKHPTPNDIKRTAERVSGAELDWYLTDWTQTLNTIDYGIKDFADNAGKTTVTLERIGRMPMPIDLKVDYTDGTSENFYIPLRMMNFIKPNPNPNQKRTVLEDWAWAQQNYSFTIDKNKTAIKKITIDPSGLMADVKAANNVFDVK
- a CDS encoding S8 family peptidase, which gives rise to MSHIKPLKLSAFALLVLAGCSASLQAQKSVPKQPIVAPLAVVKKAPVSENELKRWSHLDLVKDSIPGMSVDRALTELLQGKKGNKVIVGIVDSGVDIEHEDLQGMIWTNAKEIPGNGIDDDKNGFIDDVHGWNFLGNAVNENLEMTRIVKKGDDGSAQYKEALAQYNEKYEKALKDKEQVDFLLDIHNTIKKELNKTDYKVEDLASITSTDSKVARAKAIMTQIFTNAGPTFNPEADFGEYKEQVYDQLNYNLNKEFDGRKVVGDNPEDIKDNHYGNNVVFGPDKEKALHGTHVAGIIAQIRGNNLGGDGVASPNVEILTVRAVPDGDEYDKDIALAIRYAVDNGAKVINGSFGKSFSPHKQWVYDAIKYAAKKDVLIVHAAGNDGYNIDETKNINYPNDSEDNVKEFADNVITIGAINKEYGETVVAPFSNFGKINVDVFAPGEEIYATVPNNKYKYLQGTSMASPNAAGVAALIRSYYPKLKAAQVKKILMDSGVALPSKVILGENPNPNEKPVAVSSAESSKTAKMVNAYNALLMAEKMSKK
- a CDS encoding L-threonine 3-dehydrogenase — its product is MNPKILIIGACGQIGTELTQKLRKLYGTENVIASDIRKLNTDVVNSGPFEVVNALDFNQIEHLVEVHQITDIYLMAALLSATAEKNPAFAWDLNMNSLFHVLNLAKAKKIQKIFWPSSIAVFGPTTPKENTPQYTVMEPSTVYGISKQAGERWCEYYHNIYGVDVRSIRYPGLISWSTPPGGGTTDYAVDIFYKAIADKKYECFLSSETKMPMMYMDDAIDATINIMKAPAEQIKIHSSYNLAAMSFTPTEIANEIKKHIPDFEITYNPDFRQKIADSWPASIDDSSAREDWNWNHKFDLESMTKDMIEHLS